The following proteins are co-located in the Spinactinospora alkalitolerans genome:
- a CDS encoding glycine betaine ABC transporter substrate-binding protein, which translates to MRLTAAGVGLAALAAGCGLQSAAGYIPPVEPGSIEHHPELEGEEVRVTSKELTEQLILGKIAVLALDAAGFEVVDQTNIQGSDNARRSMLAGENDLMWEYTGTAWLIYEGQEEVISDPRAQFEAIRDLDLQENDMVWLDPPAPMNNTYAIVVTPETAEEYDLEGISDIENIPENERSLCMDTEFFNRDDGLASLRRDYELSEEEFPSSSDVMSSGVVYPAVSNGTCTLGSAYSTDGRIKALGLELLEDDKEAFPIYNPAITVKQDFAERYPQLREIFAPIAEELDNETITELNAQADQEGQDPVYVARDWMVSEGFIEEGDSLV; encoded by the coding sequence ATGCGTCTGACCGCCGCCGGTGTGGGGCTGGCGGCGCTGGCCGCCGGCTGCGGGCTGCAATCGGCCGCCGGGTACATCCCCCCGGTGGAACCCGGCTCGATCGAGCACCACCCGGAGCTGGAGGGCGAAGAGGTCCGGGTGACCTCCAAGGAGCTCACCGAGCAGCTCATCCTCGGCAAGATCGCCGTGCTGGCGCTGGACGCGGCCGGCTTCGAGGTGGTCGACCAGACCAACATCCAGGGCAGCGACAACGCCCGCCGGTCGATGCTGGCCGGTGAGAACGACCTGATGTGGGAGTACACCGGGACGGCCTGGCTGATCTACGAGGGCCAGGAGGAGGTGATCTCGGACCCGCGCGCGCAGTTCGAGGCGATCCGCGACCTGGACCTGCAGGAGAACGACATGGTCTGGCTCGACCCGCCGGCCCCGATGAACAACACCTACGCCATCGTGGTCACCCCCGAGACCGCCGAGGAGTACGACCTCGAGGGCATCTCCGACATCGAGAACATCCCGGAGAACGAGCGGTCGCTGTGCATGGACACCGAGTTCTTCAACCGCGACGACGGCCTGGCGTCGCTGCGCAGGGACTACGAGCTGTCCGAGGAGGAGTTCCCCTCCAGCTCCGACGTGATGTCCTCCGGCGTGGTGTACCCGGCCGTCAGCAACGGCACGTGCACGCTCGGCTCGGCCTACTCCACCGACGGCCGGATCAAGGCGCTCGGCCTGGAGCTGCTGGAGGACGACAAGGAGGCGTTCCCGATCTACAATCCGGCGATCACCGTGAAGCAGGACTTCGCCGAGAGGTACCCGCAACTGCGGGAGATCTTCGCGCCGATCGCCGAGGAGCTCGACAACGAGACGATCACCGAGCTCAACGCCCAGGCCGACCAGGAGGGGCAGGACCCCGTCTACGTGGCCAGGGACTGGATGGTCTCGGAGGGCTTCATCGAGGAGGGCGACAGCCTGGTCTAG
- a CDS encoding ABC transporter permease produces the protein MTLLEYIASRSDKLAFQTIQHASMIAQCVLIAAAVGVVIGILVHRNERATAMATGTTSVIFTIPSIAMLGLLIAPLGLGVAPSVTAITLYALLPILRNTVVGLNGVDSTLVDAARGIGMSRLRVLLRVQLPLAWPVILTGLRIATQLAMGIGAIAAFVSGPGLGDQIFSGLARIGAANALNATLVGTLGIVLLALLFDAVFVLIGKLTTSRGIRIHA, from the coding sequence GTGACCCTCTTGGAGTACATCGCGAGCCGTTCCGACAAGCTCGCCTTCCAGACGATCCAGCACGCGAGCATGATCGCCCAGTGCGTGCTCATCGCCGCCGCGGTCGGCGTCGTCATCGGGATCCTCGTCCACCGGAACGAGCGGGCGACGGCGATGGCCACCGGGACCACCAGCGTGATCTTCACGATCCCCTCGATCGCCATGCTCGGCCTGCTCATCGCCCCTCTGGGCCTGGGCGTCGCGCCGAGCGTCACGGCCATCACGCTGTACGCCCTGCTGCCCATCCTGCGCAACACCGTCGTGGGCCTCAACGGCGTCGACAGCACGCTGGTCGACGCCGCCCGCGGCATCGGCATGAGCAGGCTGCGGGTGCTCCTGCGCGTCCAACTGCCGCTGGCCTGGCCGGTGATCCTCACCGGCCTGCGCATCGCCACCCAGTTGGCCATGGGCATCGGCGCGATCGCCGCCTTCGTCTCGGGCCCCGGCCTGGGCGACCAGATCTTCTCCGGCCTGGCCCGGATCGGCGCGGCCAACGCGCTCAACGCCACGTTGGTGGGGACCCTGGGCATCGTGCTCCTGGCCCTGCTGTTCGACGCCGTCTTCGTCCTGATCGGCAAACTGACCACTTCTCGAGGAATCCGGATCCATGCCTGA
- a CDS encoding ABC transporter permease gives MSTTMTETAGSEDRAGRATTPVGGSWRVFITPAVVVLLAAAAMAYPQFADLDSTEARSLSLGYIGVKTWEHVLLTLASTVLVLAIAIPLGILVSRRWMRWSTPVVLAIANIGQSAPPVGVIVLLAALVGIGFWPAVVGLVIYSVLPALRNTMVGLQQVDPSLIDAARGIGMPARRVLGRVELPLAIPVILAGIRTTLVLNVGVAGLAAFIGAGGLGDLVVAGVNTSRVLTLFIGSVLIALLALLVDWIAGLVTKALQPKGL, from the coding sequence GTGAGCACCACCATGACCGAGACCGCGGGCTCCGAGGACCGCGCCGGCCGGGCGACGACGCCGGTGGGCGGCAGTTGGCGGGTGTTCATCACCCCGGCCGTCGTCGTGCTGCTCGCCGCGGCGGCGATGGCCTACCCGCAGTTCGCCGACCTGGACAGCACCGAGGCGCGTTCGCTCAGCCTCGGCTACATCGGCGTCAAGACCTGGGAGCACGTCCTGCTCACCCTGGCCTCGACGGTCCTGGTGCTGGCCATCGCGATCCCGCTGGGCATCCTGGTGAGCCGCCGCTGGATGCGCTGGTCCACGCCCGTGGTGCTGGCCATCGCCAACATCGGCCAGTCGGCCCCGCCCGTGGGCGTCATCGTCCTGCTGGCCGCCCTGGTCGGCATCGGCTTCTGGCCCGCGGTCGTCGGGCTGGTCATCTACAGCGTGCTGCCGGCGCTGCGCAACACCATGGTCGGCCTGCAGCAGGTGGACCCCTCACTGATCGACGCGGCGCGCGGCATCGGGATGCCGGCGCGGCGGGTGCTCGGCAGGGTCGAGCTGCCGCTGGCGATCCCGGTGATCCTCGCCGGCATCCGCACCACCCTGGTGCTGAACGTGGGCGTGGCGGGCCTGGCCGCCTTCATCGGCGCCGGCGGGCTGGGCGACCTCGTGGTGGCCGGCGTCAACACCAGCCGGGTCCTCACGCTGTTCATCGGGTCGGTCCTGATCGCCCTGCTGGCCCTGCTCGTCGACTGGATCGCGGGGCTGGTCACCAAGGCCCTGCAACCGAAGGGACTGTAA
- a CDS encoding cobyric acid synthase, whose translation MRTARVGDAPALLVAGTTSDAGKSVVATGLCRWLARQGVKVAPFKAQNMSLNSVVAPDGAEIGRAQATQAAACGIEPTAAMNPVLLKPGGDRRSQVVVRGRPVGEADAVTYRDFKDRLREVAVESLAELRADYDVVICEGAGSPAEINLRAGDIANMGLARAADLPVLVVGDIDRGGVFAALHGTLALLEPADQALIAGFVINKFRGAPELLEPGLDMLRRLTGRPVHGVLPWLDGLWLDVEDSLALSVDRGPMRAPLGAQTLRVAVVRVPRISNFTDIDALTVEPGVDVRFVTAPHELADADLVILPGSRATVADLAWMRERGLADAVAARAARGLPVLGICGGYQMLAGRIRDDVESGAGEVDGLGLLPARVVFAPGKTLGRPRGTAYGQEVRAYEIHHGAIEVDFARPGTEPFLDGCRSGAVWGTTWHGALENDAFRRAFLADVAAHAGRDFACAPGTDFAAERTARLDALGDLVEANTDTGALWRLLESGAPRGLPVVPPAPVF comes from the coding sequence ATGCGGACAGCACGCGTCGGCGACGCCCCCGCGTTGCTGGTCGCCGGAACCACCTCCGACGCGGGCAAGAGCGTCGTCGCGACCGGGCTGTGCCGCTGGCTGGCCCGCCAGGGCGTGAAGGTGGCCCCGTTCAAGGCGCAGAACATGTCGCTGAACTCGGTGGTCGCCCCGGACGGCGCCGAGATCGGCCGGGCCCAGGCCACGCAGGCCGCCGCGTGCGGGATCGAACCCACCGCGGCCATGAACCCGGTCCTGCTCAAGCCGGGCGGCGACCGCCGCAGCCAGGTCGTCGTGCGCGGACGCCCCGTGGGCGAGGCCGACGCCGTCACCTACCGCGACTTCAAGGACCGGCTGCGCGAGGTCGCGGTGGAGTCCCTCGCCGAGCTGCGCGCCGACTACGACGTCGTCATCTGCGAAGGGGCCGGCAGCCCGGCCGAGATCAACCTGCGCGCCGGGGACATCGCCAACATGGGGCTGGCGCGCGCCGCCGACCTGCCCGTGCTGGTGGTCGGCGACATCGACCGCGGCGGCGTCTTCGCCGCGCTGCACGGCACGCTCGCGCTGCTGGAGCCGGCCGACCAGGCGCTGATCGCGGGGTTCGTGATCAACAAGTTCCGCGGCGCCCCCGAGCTCCTGGAGCCCGGACTGGACATGCTGCGCCGGCTGACCGGCCGCCCGGTGCACGGCGTGCTGCCCTGGCTCGACGGGCTGTGGCTGGACGTCGAGGACTCGCTGGCGCTGAGCGTGGACCGCGGGCCGATGCGCGCGCCGCTGGGCGCGCAGACGCTGCGCGTCGCCGTCGTGCGGGTGCCGCGCATCAGCAACTTCACCGACATCGACGCGCTGACCGTCGAGCCCGGCGTGGACGTGCGCTTCGTGACCGCGCCGCACGAGCTGGCAGACGCCGACCTGGTGATCCTGCCCGGCAGCCGCGCCACGGTCGCCGACCTGGCCTGGATGCGGGAGCGGGGACTGGCCGACGCCGTCGCCGCCCGCGCGGCGCGCGGCCTGCCGGTGCTGGGGATCTGCGGCGGCTACCAGATGCTGGCCGGGCGGATCCGCGACGACGTGGAGTCGGGCGCCGGCGAGGTCGACGGGCTGGGCCTGCTGCCCGCGCGGGTCGTCTTCGCGCCCGGCAAGACCCTGGGCCGGCCGCGCGGCACCGCCTACGGCCAGGAGGTGCGGGCCTATGAGATCCACCACGGCGCCATCGAGGTCGACTTCGCCCGGCCGGGCACCGAGCCCTTCCTCGACGGCTGCCGCTCGGGAGCGGTGTGGGGGACGACCTGGCACGGCGCGCTGGAGAACGACGCGTTCCGCCGCGCCTTCCTCGCCGACGTCGCCGCGCACGCCGGCCGCGACTTCGCCTGCGCCCCCGGCACCGACTTCGCCGCCGAGCGCACCGCGCGCCTGGACGCCCTGGGCGACCTGGTCGAGGCGAACACCGACACCGGGGCGCTCTGGCGGCTCCTGGAGTCGGGGGCGCCGCGCGGCCTGCCGGTGGTCCCGCCGGCGCCCGTCTTCTAG
- the cobN gene encoding cobaltochelatase subunit CobN: protein MATILLLSTADTELLAASAAEAGYRTANPARTDPDEVPALLEGVDVAVVRLLGGREAWPRGLDALRGSGVPLVALGGEAAPDAELVALSTVPSGVATDAHAYLCEGGVGNLRQLARFLSDTVLLTGEGFEAPEKMPDHGVHGERAQRTDRPTVAVVFYRAHELSGNTAFIDTLCDAVEAAGANALPVFSGSLRGLSRETSPDLFALLDRADAIITTVLAAGGAASRGASGVGGGPRKAWRELGESRPRSEGGGERDQERGAVAADAGGGDEDAWDAGALAALDMPILQGLVLTSGREKWRASDAALTPMDAGMQVAIPEFDGRLITVPFSFKETDPASGIPVYVADPERSARVAGIAVRHARLRSVPPAERRLAVVLSSYPTKHSRVGNAVGLDTPASAVRLLRELAARGYDLGPDDALWRVPGPEEDRRADDGDPLIHALIGAGGHDVEWLTEEQLARASARVPLADYLRWFEALPTELRDGIREHWGEPPGGLYVDDSSGDPEIVLASLRFGNVVLMIQPPRGFGENPIAIYHDPDLPPSHHYLAAYRWLETATGDGGMGADAVIHLGKHGTLEWLPGKGLGLAAEDAPDAVLGGLPLIYPFIVNDPGEGTQAKRRAHATVVDHLVPPMARADTYGDIAKLEQLLDEYAQVSDLDPDKAPTLRAQIWTLIKAAELHHDLHTEEMPGDEDFDDFVMHVDGYLCEIKDVQIRDGLHVLGAAPEGEARVNLVMAVLRAAQVWAGRAGALPGLRAALAAGFGLEERALLAEPGVAVAVPDALIALATGPARTASDAVDLIDALARRLVEGMDELGWVADKAEAVVREVLGRDLPNGDAAADAVRVLVFAAEEVVPRLAATSGEIEAVLHALDGGHVPAGPSGSPTRGLVNVLPTGRNFYSVDPKAIPSRNSWDVGQALADSLVRRHLDDTGRHPESVGLTVWGTAAMRTQGDDVAEVLALLGVRPTWDDASRRVTGFEVVPLAELGRPRIDVTLRISGFFRDAFPHVIGLIDDAITAVSELDEPAESNYPRAHALADHAEHGDWRRATTRIFGSKPGAYGAGLLPLIDARNWRDDTDLAEVYAVWGGYAYGRGLEGREARTDMEASFRRISVAAKNQDTREHDIVDSDDYFQYHGGMVAMVRRLTGADPAAYVGDSATPDQVKTRTLGEETRRVFRARVVNPRWIAAMRRHGYKGAFELAATVDYLFGYDATAGVVDDWMYEKLAETYVFDPENREFLERSNPWALRGMTERLLEAADRDLWESPDQQTLDRLRQTYLHLEGALEDGE from the coding sequence GTGGCTACGATCCTGCTGCTGTCCACGGCCGACACCGAATTGCTCGCCGCCAGCGCCGCCGAAGCCGGCTACCGCACCGCGAACCCGGCGCGCACCGATCCCGATGAGGTCCCGGCCCTGCTGGAGGGGGTCGACGTCGCGGTGGTGCGCCTGCTGGGCGGGCGCGAGGCGTGGCCGCGCGGGCTCGACGCGCTGCGCGGCAGCGGGGTGCCGCTGGTGGCGCTGGGCGGCGAGGCCGCACCCGACGCCGAGCTGGTCGCGCTGTCGACCGTCCCTTCGGGGGTGGCCACCGACGCCCACGCCTACCTGTGCGAGGGCGGGGTCGGCAACCTCCGCCAGCTCGCCCGGTTCCTCTCCGACACCGTGCTGCTCACCGGCGAGGGGTTCGAGGCGCCGGAGAAGATGCCCGACCACGGCGTACACGGTGAGCGCGCGCAGCGGACGGACCGCCCGACGGTGGCGGTCGTCTTCTACCGCGCGCACGAGCTCTCCGGCAACACCGCGTTCATCGACACCCTGTGCGATGCGGTCGAGGCCGCGGGCGCCAACGCGCTGCCGGTGTTCTCCGGTTCGCTGCGGGGCCTGTCGCGCGAGACGTCCCCGGACCTGTTCGCCCTGCTCGACCGGGCCGATGCGATCATCACGACCGTGCTGGCGGCGGGCGGAGCGGCGAGCCGAGGAGCGAGCGGAGTGGGCGGCGGTCCTCGGAAGGCGTGGCGGGAACTCGGTGAGAGCCGTCCGCGGAGCGAGGGCGGAGGCGAGCGCGACCAGGAGCGCGGAGCGGTGGCGGCCGACGCCGGCGGCGGCGACGAGGACGCCTGGGACGCCGGCGCGCTCGCAGCCCTGGACATGCCGATCCTGCAGGGGCTGGTGCTGACCTCCGGCAGGGAGAAGTGGCGGGCCTCCGACGCCGCGCTGACGCCGATGGACGCCGGGATGCAGGTGGCCATCCCCGAGTTCGACGGCCGGCTGATCACCGTGCCGTTCTCGTTCAAGGAGACCGACCCGGCCAGCGGCATCCCGGTCTACGTCGCCGACCCCGAGCGCAGCGCGCGGGTGGCCGGCATCGCGGTGCGCCACGCCCGGCTGCGATCGGTGCCGCCGGCCGAGCGCCGCCTGGCCGTGGTGCTGTCCTCCTACCCGACCAAGCACTCCCGCGTCGGCAACGCCGTCGGCCTGGACACCCCGGCCTCGGCGGTGCGGCTGCTCCGCGAGCTGGCGGCGCGCGGCTACGACCTCGGCCCCGACGACGCGCTGTGGCGGGTGCCGGGACCGGAGGAGGACCGCCGCGCCGACGACGGCGACCCGCTGATCCACGCGCTGATCGGCGCGGGCGGCCACGACGTCGAGTGGCTGACCGAGGAGCAGCTCGCGCGGGCCTCGGCGCGGGTCCCGCTGGCGGACTACCTCCGCTGGTTCGAGGCGCTGCCGACCGAGCTGCGCGACGGCATCAGGGAGCACTGGGGCGAGCCGCCGGGCGGGCTCTACGTCGACGACTCCTCCGGCGACCCCGAGATCGTGCTGGCCTCCCTGCGCTTCGGCAACGTCGTGCTGATGATCCAGCCGCCGCGGGGCTTCGGCGAGAACCCGATCGCGATCTACCACGACCCCGACCTGCCCCCTTCGCACCACTACCTCGCCGCCTACCGCTGGCTGGAGACGGCCACCGGGGACGGGGGGATGGGGGCCGACGCGGTCATCCACCTCGGCAAGCACGGCACGCTGGAGTGGCTGCCGGGCAAGGGGCTGGGCCTGGCCGCCGAGGACGCCCCCGACGCCGTGCTGGGCGGCCTGCCGCTGATCTACCCGTTCATCGTCAACGATCCCGGCGAGGGCACCCAGGCCAAGCGGCGCGCCCACGCCACCGTCGTCGACCACCTGGTGCCGCCCATGGCGCGCGCCGACACCTACGGCGACATCGCCAAACTGGAGCAGTTGCTCGACGAGTACGCGCAGGTCAGCGACCTCGATCCGGACAAGGCCCCCACGCTGCGGGCGCAGATCTGGACGCTGATCAAGGCCGCGGAGCTGCACCACGACCTGCACACCGAGGAGATGCCCGGCGACGAGGACTTCGACGACTTCGTCATGCACGTCGACGGCTACCTCTGCGAGATCAAGGACGTGCAGATCCGCGACGGCCTGCACGTGCTCGGCGCGGCGCCCGAAGGGGAGGCCAGGGTCAACCTGGTCATGGCGGTGCTGCGGGCCGCGCAGGTGTGGGCCGGCCGGGCCGGCGCGCTGCCCGGTCTGCGCGCCGCGCTGGCCGCCGGGTTCGGACTGGAGGAGCGGGCGCTGCTGGCCGAGCCCGGTGTGGCCGTCGCCGTCCCCGATGCGCTGATCGCGCTCGCCACCGGCCCGGCGCGCACCGCCTCCGACGCGGTCGACCTGATCGACGCGCTGGCCCGCCGCCTGGTCGAGGGCATGGACGAGCTCGGCTGGGTCGCGGACAAGGCCGAGGCGGTGGTGCGCGAGGTGCTGGGGCGGGACCTCCCGAACGGGGACGCGGCCGCGGACGCCGTGCGCGTGCTCGTCTTCGCCGCGGAGGAGGTCGTGCCGCGGCTGGCCGCGACCAGCGGGGAGATCGAGGCGGTGCTGCACGCGCTCGACGGCGGCCACGTGCCGGCCGGCCCCTCGGGCTCGCCCACCCGCGGGCTGGTCAACGTGCTGCCCACCGGCCGCAACTTCTACTCGGTCGACCCCAAGGCGATCCCCTCGCGCAACTCCTGGGACGTCGGCCAGGCGCTCGCCGACTCGCTGGTCCGGCGGCACCTCGACGACACCGGCCGCCACCCGGAGTCGGTGGGCCTGACGGTGTGGGGCACCGCGGCCATGCGCACCCAGGGCGACGACGTCGCCGAGGTGCTCGCGCTGCTGGGGGTACGGCCGACCTGGGACGACGCCTCGCGCCGGGTCACCGGCTTCGAGGTCGTCCCGCTCGCGGAACTGGGCCGTCCGCGCATCGACGTCACGCTGCGCATATCCGGTTTCTTCCGGGACGCCTTCCCGCACGTCATCGGCCTGATCGACGACGCGATCACCGCGGTCAGCGAGCTGGACGAGCCGGCCGAGAGCAACTACCCGCGCGCCCACGCGCTGGCCGACCACGCCGAGCACGGCGACTGGCGGCGCGCCACCACCCGGATCTTCGGCTCCAAACCCGGTGCCTACGGCGCCGGGCTGCTTCCGCTGATCGACGCCCGCAACTGGCGCGACGACACCGATCTGGCCGAGGTCTACGCGGTGTGGGGCGGCTACGCCTACGGCCGCGGGCTGGAGGGCCGGGAGGCGCGCACGGACATGGAGGCGTCGTTCCGGCGGATCTCGGTGGCCGCGAAGAACCAGGACACCCGCGAGCACGACATCGTCGACTCCGACGACTACTTCCAGTACCACGGCGGCATGGTCGCGATGGTCCGCAGGCTCACCGGCGCCGACCCCGCGGCCTACGTCGGCGACTCCGCGACGCCCGACCAGGTCAAGACCCGCACCCTGGGCGAGGAGACCCGCAGGGTCTTCCGTGCGCGGGTGGTCAACCCGCGCTGGATCGCGGCGATGCGCCGGCACGGCTACAAGGGCGCCTTCGAGCTGGCCGCCACGGTCGACTACCTGTTCGGCTACGACGCCACGGCCGGCGTGGTCGACGACTGGATGTACGAGAAGCTCGCCGAGACCTACGTCTTCGATCCGGAGAACCGCGAGTTCCTGGAGCGCTCCAATCCCTGGGCCCTGCGCGGCATGACCGAGCGCCTCCTGGAGGCCGCCGACCGCGACCTCTGGGAGTCCCCCGACCAGCAGACCCTGGACCGGCTGCGTCAAACCTACCTCCACCTCGAAGGCGCCCTGGAGGACGGCGAGTAG
- a CDS encoding cobalamin biosynthesis protein → MQTQRHPTQTSWPLALGLLAGAALDRVLPDPERGHPVALFGRAAGSLERSLHAPSRARGAAFTVLAVLPVAALGAAGQRDARPWRRAALTGAATWAVVGGAMLGREADRMADALEAGDLAAARRRLPHLCGRDPSTLDADGLARATVESVAENTSDAVVAPLMWGALLGLPGLLGYRAVNTLDAMVGHRSERYERFGWAAARLDDVANWAPARLTAVLAAAAAPVVSGSPLAAWRIRGRYGRRHPSPNAGQCEAAFAGALGLRLGGANVYGGRVEHRPELGEGRGPRVRDIRRAVRLARTVNAAAAVLAAAAAWIPARRPGSRG, encoded by the coding sequence GTGCAGACGCAGCGACACCCGACGCAGACCTCCTGGCCGCTCGCCCTCGGCCTGCTCGCAGGGGCGGCCCTGGACCGCGTGCTGCCCGACCCCGAGCGGGGGCACCCGGTCGCGCTGTTCGGGCGGGCCGCCGGGTCACTGGAGCGCAGCCTGCACGCACCGAGCCGGGCGCGGGGCGCCGCGTTCACCGTGCTGGCCGTGCTTCCGGTCGCCGCGCTGGGAGCCGCGGGCCAGCGCGACGCACGGCCGTGGCGGCGCGCCGCGCTCACCGGCGCGGCCACCTGGGCCGTCGTCGGCGGCGCCATGCTCGGGCGCGAGGCCGACCGGATGGCCGACGCCCTGGAGGCCGGCGACCTCGCGGCGGCTCGGCGCCGGCTGCCGCACCTGTGCGGGCGCGACCCGAGCACCCTCGACGCCGACGGGCTGGCCCGCGCCACCGTCGAGTCGGTCGCGGAGAACACCTCCGACGCCGTTGTCGCCCCGCTGATGTGGGGCGCCCTGCTCGGCCTGCCCGGCCTGCTCGGCTACCGCGCGGTCAACACCCTCGACGCGATGGTCGGGCACCGCAGCGAGCGCTACGAGCGCTTCGGCTGGGCCGCGGCCCGCCTCGACGACGTGGCCAACTGGGCGCCGGCCCGGCTGACGGCCGTGCTCGCGGCCGCGGCGGCCCCGGTGGTCTCCGGCAGTCCGCTCGCCGCGTGGCGGATCCGCGGCCGGTACGGGCGCCGCCACCCCAGCCCCAACGCCGGCCAGTGCGAGGCGGCGTTCGCCGGCGCCCTGGGCCTGCGCCTGGGCGGCGCCAACGTCTACGGCGGCCGGGTGGAGCACCGCCCCGAACTCGGAGAGGGCCGCGGCCCGCGGGTGCGCGACATCCGCCGCGCCGTCCGGCTGGCCCGGACCGTCAACGCGGCGGCCGCCGTGCTCGCGGCGGCCGCCGCCTGGATCCCGGCCCGCCGACCGGGCTCACGCGGTTGA
- a CDS encoding ABC transporter ATP-binding protein: protein MPETTSAPQSLAQLAADGENGGGVPIELIEVSKRYGSTSDAAVDDLTMTIPAGQIVVLLGPSGCGKTTTMRMINRLIEPTSGRITIGEMDARAQKPDELRRHIGYVIQQAGLFPHMTVASNIAQVPQMLGWDGQRITRRVDELLELVGLAPSEFRGRYPRQLSGGQQQRVGVARALAADPPVLLMDEPFGALDPITRESLQDELLRLQEELSKTIVFVTHDVDEALKLGDRIAILDTGSKIVQYATPEEILANPASDYVEQFVGGESSMKLLKLTRVRDVALENAVRTAADEDVAEVRRRMEEAECDWAVVLDDQERPLRWESRADLEDASGPIGDLPSGEEDRIDTVISGRSTLQEAVEALINADQEVVPVVGRRRRYVGAVTLSTVQQAISEVKERERRLRRERLAAGESAVSVTAAPAASGATAEGGDRS from the coding sequence ATGCCTGAGACCACTTCCGCCCCCCAGTCCCTGGCCCAGCTCGCCGCCGACGGCGAGAACGGCGGCGGCGTTCCGATCGAACTGATCGAGGTGTCCAAGCGCTACGGTTCCACCTCCGATGCGGCCGTGGACGACCTCACCATGACCATCCCCGCCGGCCAGATCGTGGTCCTGCTGGGCCCGTCGGGCTGCGGCAAGACCACCACGATGCGGATGATCAACCGGCTGATCGAGCCGACCTCGGGCCGCATCACGATCGGCGAGATGGACGCCCGCGCCCAGAAGCCCGATGAGCTGCGCCGCCACATCGGCTACGTGATCCAGCAGGCGGGCCTGTTCCCGCACATGACGGTGGCGAGCAACATCGCGCAGGTCCCGCAGATGCTCGGCTGGGACGGGCAGCGCATCACCAGGCGCGTGGACGAGCTACTGGAGCTGGTCGGCCTGGCCCCCTCGGAGTTCCGCGGCCGCTACCCGCGCCAGCTCTCCGGCGGCCAGCAGCAGCGCGTGGGCGTGGCCCGCGCGCTGGCCGCCGACCCGCCGGTGCTGCTGATGGACGAGCCCTTCGGCGCGCTCGACCCGATCACCCGCGAGAGCCTGCAGGACGAGCTGCTGCGGCTGCAGGAGGAGCTGTCCAAGACCATCGTCTTCGTCACCCACGACGTCGACGAGGCGCTGAAGCTCGGCGACCGCATCGCGATCCTGGACACCGGCTCCAAGATCGTGCAGTACGCGACGCCCGAGGAGATCCTGGCCAACCCGGCCAGCGACTACGTCGAGCAGTTCGTCGGCGGCGAGTCCTCCATGAAGCTGCTGAAGCTGACCCGGGTCCGCGACGTCGCGCTGGAGAACGCCGTGCGCACCGCCGCCGACGAGGACGTCGCCGAGGTGCGCCGCCGCATGGAGGAGGCCGAGTGCGACTGGGCGGTCGTGCTGGACGACCAGGAGCGCCCGCTGCGCTGGGAGAGCCGGGCCGACCTGGAGGACGCCTCCGGCCCCATCGGCGACCTGCCGAGCGGCGAGGAGGACCGGATCGACACCGTCATCTCCGGCCGCTCCACGCTGCAGGAGGCCGTCGAGGCGCTGATCAACGCCGACCAGGAGGTCGTCCCCGTCGTCGGCAGGCGCCGCCGCTACGTCGGCGCGGTGACGCTGTCGACGGTGCAGCAGGCGATCTCCGAGGTCAAGGAACGCGAACGGCGGCTCCGCCGCGAACGGCTCGCCGCAGGGGAGTCCGCCGTGTCGGTCACGGCGGCCCCGGCCGCTTCGGGGGCGACCGCCGAGGGCGGTGACCGCTCGTGA